One Neodiprion pinetum isolate iyNeoPine1 chromosome 1, iyNeoPine1.2, whole genome shotgun sequence genomic window carries:
- the LOC124210779 gene encoding acyl-CoA Delta-9 desaturase-like isoform X2: MDCASWEIMPPNIVNDSTALGVEFQRVAGCKQDNIVIAKKNPAINKNPKKSSEGPFGFETTLIWPNIVSIALLHLIGMYMAYTIPFQCRKLTLFWGLLIGMSSGFGVTGGVHRLWSHRSYKAKWPLRVILIICYSIAGQNTIYDWVRDHRVHHKYTETDADPHNSNRGFFFAHVGWLMMRKHPEVIRRGRQVDMTDVLSDPIVQFHQRYFWQMKLLFCFVIPIVVPVYFWNETWYISIMSQIFIRYIAGLNFTWLVNSAAHMWGTKPYDSGISPVENLSVAIVAMGEGWHNYHHVFPWDYKAAELGNYTFNVTTFLIDMFAKIGWAYDLKQPSAALVRKVAEKHGDGSHHEWREAPEPEEQ, from the exons ATGGATTGCGCAAG CTGGGAAATAATGCCGCCAAATATTGTGAACGATTCAACTGCCTTGGGGGTGGAGTTTCAAAGGGTGGCAGGATGCAAACAAGACAATATCGtgattgcgaaaaaaaatccggCCATTAATAAGAACCCTAAGAAATCTTCCGAGGGACCATTTGGGTTTGAAACAACTCTGATCTGGCCAAATATCGTCAGCATCGCTCTGTTGCATTTAATCGGGATGTACATGGCCTACACAATTCCATTTCAATGCAGAAAACTTACTTTATTTTGGG GACTTTTAATCGGGATGTCGAGTGGATTCGGAGTGACCGGTGGCGTTCATCGTCTCTGGAGTCATCGTTCCTACAAAGCAAAGTGGCCTCTTCGTGTCATCCTTATAATATGCTATTCCATCGCTGGTCAG AATACGATTTACGACTGGGTGCGTGACCATCGGGTCCACCACAAATACACGGAAACTGACGCAGATCCACATAATAGTAACAGAGGGTTCTTCTTCGCTCATGTGGGGTGGCTTATGATGAGAAAACATCCGGAAGTGATACGTCGAGGGCGTCAAGTAGATATGACCGACGTTCTTTCCGATCCGATAGTCCAATTTCACCAGAG gtatttttggcaaatgaaGCTCCTGTTCTGTTTCGTTATTCCGATAGTGGTGCCGGTCTATTTTTGGAATGAGACCTGGTACATCTCCATAATGAGCCAGATCTTCATACGCTACATAGCGGGTCTTAATTTTACCTGGTTGGTAAACAGTGCAGCTCATATGTGGGGAACAAAGCCTTACGACAG CGGCATATCGCCGGTGGAAAATTTGAGTGTAGCCATAGTGGCAATGGGAGAAGGGTGGCATAACTACCATCACGTGTTTCCATGGGATTACAAGGCGGCCGAACTCGGCAATTACACTTTCAACGTGACGACTTTCCTTATCGACATGTTCGCCAAAATTGGATGGGCCTACGACCTTAAGCAGCCCTCAGCTGCGCTTGTGAGGAAAGTCGCAGAAAAGCACGGGGACGGTTCGCACCACGAATGGCGCGAGGCTCCCGAACCGGAAGAgcagtga
- the LOC124210779 gene encoding acyl-CoA Delta-9 desaturase-like isoform X1, protein MGRVLNYDAPRKLNWEIMPPNIVNDSTALGVEFQRVAGCKQDNIVIAKKNPAINKNPKKSSEGPFGFETTLIWPNIVSIALLHLIGMYMAYTIPFQCRKLTLFWGLLIGMSSGFGVTGGVHRLWSHRSYKAKWPLRVILIICYSIAGQNTIYDWVRDHRVHHKYTETDADPHNSNRGFFFAHVGWLMMRKHPEVIRRGRQVDMTDVLSDPIVQFHQRYFWQMKLLFCFVIPIVVPVYFWNETWYISIMSQIFIRYIAGLNFTWLVNSAAHMWGTKPYDSGISPVENLSVAIVAMGEGWHNYHHVFPWDYKAAELGNYTFNVTTFLIDMFAKIGWAYDLKQPSAALVRKVAEKHGDGSHHEWREAPEPEEQ, encoded by the exons ATGGGTAGAGTCCTAAATTATGATGCACCTCGAAAACTAAA CTGGGAAATAATGCCGCCAAATATTGTGAACGATTCAACTGCCTTGGGGGTGGAGTTTCAAAGGGTGGCAGGATGCAAACAAGACAATATCGtgattgcgaaaaaaaatccggCCATTAATAAGAACCCTAAGAAATCTTCCGAGGGACCATTTGGGTTTGAAACAACTCTGATCTGGCCAAATATCGTCAGCATCGCTCTGTTGCATTTAATCGGGATGTACATGGCCTACACAATTCCATTTCAATGCAGAAAACTTACTTTATTTTGGG GACTTTTAATCGGGATGTCGAGTGGATTCGGAGTGACCGGTGGCGTTCATCGTCTCTGGAGTCATCGTTCCTACAAAGCAAAGTGGCCTCTTCGTGTCATCCTTATAATATGCTATTCCATCGCTGGTCAG AATACGATTTACGACTGGGTGCGTGACCATCGGGTCCACCACAAATACACGGAAACTGACGCAGATCCACATAATAGTAACAGAGGGTTCTTCTTCGCTCATGTGGGGTGGCTTATGATGAGAAAACATCCGGAAGTGATACGTCGAGGGCGTCAAGTAGATATGACCGACGTTCTTTCCGATCCGATAGTCCAATTTCACCAGAG gtatttttggcaaatgaaGCTCCTGTTCTGTTTCGTTATTCCGATAGTGGTGCCGGTCTATTTTTGGAATGAGACCTGGTACATCTCCATAATGAGCCAGATCTTCATACGCTACATAGCGGGTCTTAATTTTACCTGGTTGGTAAACAGTGCAGCTCATATGTGGGGAACAAAGCCTTACGACAG CGGCATATCGCCGGTGGAAAATTTGAGTGTAGCCATAGTGGCAATGGGAGAAGGGTGGCATAACTACCATCACGTGTTTCCATGGGATTACAAGGCGGCCGAACTCGGCAATTACACTTTCAACGTGACGACTTTCCTTATCGACATGTTCGCCAAAATTGGATGGGCCTACGACCTTAAGCAGCCCTCAGCTGCGCTTGTGAGGAAAGTCGCAGAAAAGCACGGGGACGGTTCGCACCACGAATGGCGCGAGGCTCCCGAACCGGAAGAgcagtga
- the LOC124210779 gene encoding acyl-CoA Delta-9 desaturase-like isoform X3, translating to MPPNIVNDSTALGVEFQRVAGCKQDNIVIAKKNPAINKNPKKSSEGPFGFETTLIWPNIVSIALLHLIGMYMAYTIPFQCRKLTLFWGLLIGMSSGFGVTGGVHRLWSHRSYKAKWPLRVILIICYSIAGQNTIYDWVRDHRVHHKYTETDADPHNSNRGFFFAHVGWLMMRKHPEVIRRGRQVDMTDVLSDPIVQFHQRYFWQMKLLFCFVIPIVVPVYFWNETWYISIMSQIFIRYIAGLNFTWLVNSAAHMWGTKPYDSGISPVENLSVAIVAMGEGWHNYHHVFPWDYKAAELGNYTFNVTTFLIDMFAKIGWAYDLKQPSAALVRKVAEKHGDGSHHEWREAPEPEEQ from the exons ATGCCGCCAAATATTGTGAACGATTCAACTGCCTTGGGGGTGGAGTTTCAAAGGGTGGCAGGATGCAAACAAGACAATATCGtgattgcgaaaaaaaatccggCCATTAATAAGAACCCTAAGAAATCTTCCGAGGGACCATTTGGGTTTGAAACAACTCTGATCTGGCCAAATATCGTCAGCATCGCTCTGTTGCATTTAATCGGGATGTACATGGCCTACACAATTCCATTTCAATGCAGAAAACTTACTTTATTTTGGG GACTTTTAATCGGGATGTCGAGTGGATTCGGAGTGACCGGTGGCGTTCATCGTCTCTGGAGTCATCGTTCCTACAAAGCAAAGTGGCCTCTTCGTGTCATCCTTATAATATGCTATTCCATCGCTGGTCAG AATACGATTTACGACTGGGTGCGTGACCATCGGGTCCACCACAAATACACGGAAACTGACGCAGATCCACATAATAGTAACAGAGGGTTCTTCTTCGCTCATGTGGGGTGGCTTATGATGAGAAAACATCCGGAAGTGATACGTCGAGGGCGTCAAGTAGATATGACCGACGTTCTTTCCGATCCGATAGTCCAATTTCACCAGAG gtatttttggcaaatgaaGCTCCTGTTCTGTTTCGTTATTCCGATAGTGGTGCCGGTCTATTTTTGGAATGAGACCTGGTACATCTCCATAATGAGCCAGATCTTCATACGCTACATAGCGGGTCTTAATTTTACCTGGTTGGTAAACAGTGCAGCTCATATGTGGGGAACAAAGCCTTACGACAG CGGCATATCGCCGGTGGAAAATTTGAGTGTAGCCATAGTGGCAATGGGAGAAGGGTGGCATAACTACCATCACGTGTTTCCATGGGATTACAAGGCGGCCGAACTCGGCAATTACACTTTCAACGTGACGACTTTCCTTATCGACATGTTCGCCAAAATTGGATGGGCCTACGACCTTAAGCAGCCCTCAGCTGCGCTTGTGAGGAAAGTCGCAGAAAAGCACGGGGACGGTTCGCACCACGAATGGCGCGAGGCTCCCGAACCGGAAGAgcagtga